One segment of Dolichospermum sp. DET69 DNA contains the following:
- a CDS encoding DUF3172 domain-containing protein: protein MRRKPSNKSTNTPKPSIFSSSTFNFATIALLGGVMILGIGIGIAFSSTTTLSSSNVASREFIDTRAPNPELCVQFGSSAMVMDARLFVTLNPFNVFVAQPNIRPGCVIRQNNWAILENKKLVTSDQVRECKNRLNTFGFTGDLNSEKPDIRCIYQNESAQNFFLSQPGAVGSPQDTERF from the coding sequence ATGAGACGTAAACCTAGTAATAAATCAACTAATACTCCTAAACCCTCTATTTTTTCATCCTCGACCTTTAACTTCGCTACTATTGCCCTTTTAGGAGGGGTGATGATTTTGGGAATTGGGATTGGGATTGCGTTTAGTTCTACAACTACCTTGAGTTCATCAAATGTGGCTTCCCGTGAGTTCATTGACACCAGAGCGCCAAATCCTGAGCTTTGCGTGCAGTTTGGATCTAGTGCCATGGTGATGGATGCTAGACTATTTGTAACTCTTAATCCATTTAATGTCTTTGTTGCCCAGCCAAATATCCGTCCTGGATGTGTAATTCGTCAAAATAACTGGGCAATTTTGGAAAATAAAAAACTTGTAACATCAGATCAGGTACGAGAATGTAAGAATCGTTTGAATACCTTTGGCTTTACGGGTGACTTAAACAGTGAAAAGCCAGATATTAGATGTATTTATCAAAATGAATCGGCTCAAAATTTCTTTTTATCTCAACCAGGGGCTGTGGGAAGTCCACAAGATACGGAAAGATTTTAA
- a CDS encoding US12 family protein, with translation MSNSSNFREAFREARTHGIIGPNVIANALPYVGGGLVLTAFGTYGGLGVIRNNPGLFFPTFIVAVILELILFFVAQNVASKGNKALALPLLGIYSLLSGYTLSGLVFVALRTQGVGIQGIAIAALSCGITFIVARKIGSNLSEADGMALTKTISLGIVALLVVCLLQFVFALFGVYTPSWLEIGISGIGVFLFAGASVVDFYILPRTYRNDEYLPAALSMYLTYINLFVFILRLLIAINGRD, from the coding sequence ATGAGTAATTCCAGCAATTTTCGTGAAGCTTTCCGTGAGGCCAGAACTCATGGCATCATTGGGCCTAATGTCATCGCTAACGCCCTGCCCTATGTCGGTGGTGGATTGGTGCTGACAGCATTCGGAACTTATGGTGGTTTAGGTGTTATCCGCAATAACCCTGGACTCTTTTTTCCTACATTTATTGTAGCAGTAATTCTAGAGTTAATTTTGTTTTTCGTTGCCCAAAATGTGGCATCAAAAGGTAACAAAGCCCTAGCCTTGCCCCTATTGGGTATTTACAGTCTATTATCTGGATATACCTTGAGTGGCTTGGTATTTGTAGCTTTGAGAACCCAAGGGGTAGGTATTCAAGGTATTGCTATTGCTGCTTTAAGTTGTGGCATTACCTTCATTGTTGCCCGAAAAATCGGTTCTAACCTTTCGGAAGCAGACGGTATGGCTTTGACAAAAACCATTAGTTTGGGGATTGTTGCCTTATTGGTGGTTTGTCTGCTCCAATTTGTCTTTGCCTTGTTTGGTGTTTATACACCCAGTTGGTTAGAAATTGGTATCTCTGGTATAGGTGTATTTCTCTTTGCGGGAGCATCAGTAGTTGATTTTTACATCTTGCCCCGCACTTACCGCAATGATGAGTATTTACCAGCAGCTTTGTCAATGTACCTCACCTACATCAACTTATTTGTCTTTATCTTACGCTTGCTTATTGCTATCAATGGTCGTGATTAA
- a CDS encoding ABC-F family ATP-binding cassette domain-containing protein, which translates to MLRLEHISKIYPTGEVLKDINWEVKPGDRIGLVGVNGAGKSTQLKIISGEIEPTAGEIVRPSSLHIAYLNQEFEVDPTRTVREEFWTVFQEANEVQKALAHIPHEMETANPDELDELIHQLDRLQRQFEALDGYNLDSRIGKILPEMGFQLEDSDRLVSAFSGGWQMRMSLGKILLQKPDLLLLDEPTNHLDLETIEWLENYLRGLITPMVIVSHDREFLDRLCNQIVETERGVSSSYLGNYSSYLQQKAENQYAQLNAYERQQKELEKQQAFVEKFRASATRSTQAKSREKQLDKIERVEAPTGGMRTLHFRFPDATRSGREVVEIKDLTHVYGEKILFLSANLLVERGDRIAFLGPNGAGKSTLLKIMMGVEPPTEGIVKLGDHNVIPGYFEQNQAEALDLNKTVMQTIHDEVPDWTNEEVRTLLGRFLFTGDMVFKKVGALSGGEKARLALAKMLLVPANLIILDEPTNHLDIPAKEMMEEALQNYDGTALVVSHDRYFISQVANKIVEIRDGEFRVYLGDYHYYLDKKAEEKEQAELAAMEAQKSAKKAAKAAKAGAKGK; encoded by the coding sequence ATGCTGCGATTAGAACATATCAGTAAAATTTATCCTACAGGCGAAGTTCTTAAAGATATCAACTGGGAAGTCAAACCAGGAGATAGGATTGGTTTGGTTGGCGTTAACGGTGCGGGTAAATCCACCCAACTAAAAATTATCTCTGGGGAGATTGAACCCACCGCTGGAGAAATTGTTCGTCCCTCCAGCCTACATATAGCTTATCTTAACCAAGAGTTTGAGGTTGACCCCACTCGCACAGTCAGAGAAGAATTTTGGACTGTCTTTCAAGAAGCAAACGAAGTGCAGAAGGCTTTAGCTCACATCCCTCATGAGATGGAAACTGCTAATCCAGACGAGTTAGATGAACTCATCCATCAGTTAGATCGGTTACAGCGTCAATTTGAAGCTTTGGACGGATACAACTTAGACTCCAGAATTGGTAAGATATTACCAGAGATGGGATTTCAGCTAGAAGATAGCGATCGCCTAGTTAGTGCCTTCTCTGGTGGTTGGCAAATGCGGATGAGTTTAGGAAAAATTCTCCTGCAAAAACCCGACTTGTTACTGCTGGATGAACCGACAAACCACTTAGATTTAGAAACCATTGAGTGGCTAGAGAATTACCTGAGAGGTTTAATTACCCCAATGGTGATAGTTTCCCATGACCGGGAATTTTTAGATCGTCTTTGTAACCAAATTGTCGAAACTGAACGGGGTGTTTCCAGTTCTTACCTTGGTAATTACTCATCCTACCTCCAACAAAAAGCGGAAAATCAGTATGCACAACTGAACGCTTACGAACGTCAACAAAAAGAATTAGAAAAACAACAAGCGTTTGTAGAAAAATTCCGTGCTAGTGCTACTCGCAGTACCCAGGCTAAAAGTAGAGAAAAGCAACTAGATAAAATCGAACGCGTCGAAGCACCAACAGGGGGAATGAGAACCCTGCATTTCCGTTTTCCTGATGCAACTCGTAGCGGTAGAGAAGTAGTAGAAATTAAGGATTTAACTCATGTTTATGGGGAGAAAATTCTGTTTTTATCGGCAAATCTTTTAGTCGAAAGAGGAGACAGAATTGCGTTTCTCGGTCCTAATGGTGCGGGTAAATCCACACTGTTGAAAATTATGATGGGTGTTGAACCACCCACAGAAGGGATTGTTAAATTAGGTGATCACAACGTTATTCCTGGTTACTTTGAGCAAAACCAAGCGGAAGCGTTGGATTTAAATAAAACCGTCATGCAAACTATCCATGATGAAGTTCCCGACTGGACAAACGAAGAAGTCCGCACACTGTTAGGAAGATTCTTATTTACCGGTGATATGGTATTTAAGAAAGTTGGGGCATTGAGTGGAGGTGAAAAAGCTCGGTTAGCCTTGGCAAAAATGCTTTTAGTTCCAGCGAATTTAATCATTTTAGATGAGCCTACCAATCACTTAGATATTCCGGCGAAGGAAATGATGGAAGAGGCTTTACAAAACTATGACGGTACAGCCCTTGTAGTTTCCCATGACCGTTATTTTATCTCCCAAGTAGCTAATAAAATCGTTGAAATTCGTGATGGTGAATTCCGCGTTTATTTAGGAGATTATCACTACTATCTCGATAAGAAAGCTGAAGAGAAAGAACAAGCAGAGTTAGCAGCAATGGAAGCACAAAAGTCTGCTAAAAAAGCCGCTAAAGCTGCAAAAGCTGGAGCAAAAGGTAAATAA
- a CDS encoding Uma2 family endonuclease — translation MVQSALKLITVNEFIAQYGDNNRYELIDGELIAMEPTGPHEQVSSLIGRKLNVEIDHQDLPYFIPHRCLIKLLGTNTVFRPDVIVLDQTQLINEPLWQQEPVITLGKSIKLIAEVVSTNWQNDYARKVEDYALLAVPEYWIVDYLGIGGREYIGKIKQPTVTICPLVEDEYQKRLFQNNDPLVSSIFPNLQLTAKQVFASACAVT, via the coding sequence ATGGTACAATCAGCCCTAAAACTAATCACAGTTAATGAATTTATTGCTCAGTATGGCGACAATAATCGCTATGAACTTATTGATGGGGAATTAATCGCGATGGAACCAACAGGACCTCATGAACAGGTATCATCTTTAATTGGGCGAAAACTGAATGTAGAAATTGATCATCAAGACTTACCATACTTTATCCCCCATCGGTGTTTGATCAAACTATTGGGAACAAACACAGTCTTTCGTCCCGATGTGATTGTATTAGACCAAACACAATTAATCAATGAACCATTATGGCAACAAGAACCTGTAATTACATTAGGAAAATCAATTAAACTAATTGCTGAAGTCGTGAGTACAAACTGGCAAAATGATTATGCTCGCAAAGTTGAAGATTACGCCCTATTAGCTGTTCCTGAATATTGGATTGTAGATTATTTAGGCATTGGTGGTAGAGAATATATTGGCAAAATCAAGCAGCCAACAGTGACAATTTGTCCATTAGTTGAAGACGAGTATCAAAAGCGATTGTTTCAAAACAATGATCCACTTGTTTCCTCAATCTTTCCTAACTTGCAATTAACAGCAAAACAAGTCTTTGCGTCCGCTTGTGCTGTAACCTAA
- a CDS encoding Uma2 family endonuclease, producing MIQTTVKRLTFAEYLTYNDGTDNKYELVNGELVLMPPAVFRHATIINLIYIAFYLEIQRLGLDWLVMPGTVGVKTTLNKSRIPDVSVIRGEEWRQNPPDAPAVLETAPLLVVEIVSEGSINTDYRRKRTEYAIREIPEYWIVDPINAKVSILLLDEGFYNVVEFIDNQKIVSQTFTELDLTVQQILSV from the coding sequence ATGATTCAAACTACTGTAAAGCGGCTCACTTTTGCAGAGTACCTAACTTATAATGATGGTACAGATAACAAATATGAATTAGTTAATGGGGAATTAGTATTAATGCCACCGGCTGTATTTCGACACGCTACTATTATAAATTTAATTTACATAGCTTTTTATTTAGAAATTCAACGTTTAGGTTTAGACTGGTTAGTAATGCCTGGTACAGTAGGCGTAAAAACGACTTTAAATAAATCCCGTATTCCTGACGTTTCCGTCATTAGGGGTGAAGAATGGCGACAAAATCCTCCTGATGCTCCTGCGGTTTTAGAAACTGCGCCATTATTAGTAGTAGAAATTGTGAGTGAAGGTTCGATAAATACTGATTATCGCCGAAAACGGACAGAATATGCGATTAGAGAAATCCCTGAATATTGGATTGTAGATCCGATTAATGCTAAAGTTTCTATATTATTATTAGATGAAGGATTTTACAATGTTGTGGAATTTATAGATAATCAAAAAATTGTTTCTCAGACATTTACTGAATTGGATTTAACAGTACAACAAATATTGAGTGTATAA
- a CDS encoding ISH3 family transposase has translation MTISSLTKATRGESTEELVLTDSETLDEVIQCLVENFSIETQGACDQQTLFEILVKAASTGDSIENTAKLLKNIPTANDIRYHLNKINNFEELEAQINQALKSRIPLGLKKGCLKIAIDLNLICYYGQPTSSELPYIYRSEAKSGTNSFYAYATLYVISNNKRVTLAIRGVRQLDTSVALITYLLAELESLKINVKKLYLDRGFFNTPVIRWLQALDIPFLMPAIKTGKKGGIKQFLKGKKSYKTTYTITRDKDDFVTFDLWIVCKYRKGKHKKHGVQYFVYVAYKVKTNLNYIYQDYRKRFGIETSYRLKNICRIKTNNKNPVLRLLFIGISFLLINMTND, from the coding sequence ATGACTATTTCATCTCTAACAAAAGCCACGCGGGGCGAGTCTACAGAAGAACTCGTTTTAACCGACTCAGAAACTCTTGATGAGGTTATTCAGTGTTTAGTAGAAAATTTTTCGATTGAAACGCAAGGAGCCTGTGACCAACAAACTTTATTCGAGATTCTGGTTAAAGCAGCCAGCACTGGAGACAGTATTGAAAACACAGCTAAATTGTTAAAAAATATTCCGACAGCTAATGATATTAGATATCATCTCAATAAAATTAACAATTTTGAGGAATTAGAAGCGCAAATAAATCAAGCATTAAAAAGTCGAATTCCTTTAGGATTAAAAAAAGGGTGTTTGAAAATAGCGATTGATTTAAATTTAATTTGTTATTATGGTCAACCAACATCGTCAGAATTACCCTACATATATCGAAGTGAAGCTAAATCTGGTACTAATTCATTTTATGCCTATGCCACTTTATATGTTATTAGTAATAATAAGCGTGTAACTCTAGCAATAAGAGGTGTTCGCCAATTAGATACTAGTGTGGCTTTAATTACTTATTTATTAGCAGAACTTGAATCCCTAAAAATAAATGTAAAAAAACTCTATTTGGATAGGGGATTTTTTAATACTCCTGTAATTAGATGGTTACAGGCATTAGATATTCCCTTTCTTATGCCTGCTATCAAGACTGGAAAAAAAGGAGGAATCAAACAATTCCTCAAGGGTAAAAAAAGTTATAAAACTACCTATACTATTACAAGAGACAAAGATGATTTTGTCACATTTGATTTATGGATCGTCTGTAAATATAGAAAGGGAAAGCATAAAAAGCATGGGGTTCAATACTTTGTTTATGTTGCTTATAAGGTCAAAACAAATTTAAATTATATCTATCAAGATTATCGAAAAAGATTTGGCATTGAAACCAGTTATCGTCTGAAAAATATTTGTCGAATTAAGACGAATAACAAAAATCCAGTCTTGAGATTACTATTCATTGGAATATCCTTTCTTCTAATTAACATGACTAATGACTAA
- a CDS encoding fatty acid desaturase, protein MTTSIIKSQEKAVSTDLGKDQIKLKHIIKSLPKECFQKNSRKAWTTVIISLSMAALGYYFIAISPWFLLPLAWIFTGTALTGFFVIGHDCAHRSFAKRRWVNDLVGHFFMMFLIYPFHSWRIKHNHHHKHTNKLDEDNAWHPIRTETFASWGKNRQTVFELFISKRLWWVGSIGHWAVVHFDWRNFQKKEQASVKLSVAVVAAFAAIVFPTLIITTGVGGFLKFWVIPWMVYHFWMSTFTIVHHTLPDVPFSTAEKWNEALAQLFGTVHCDYPRWVEILCHDINVHVPHHISTAIPSYNLRLAYSSIKENWSPYLHDEYKFSWDLMKKITNECQLYKTDIGYITFDGYRKER, encoded by the coding sequence ATGACTACATCAATCATCAAAAGTCAGGAAAAAGCGGTCTCCACAGACCTTGGTAAAGACCAAATCAAACTAAAACATATTATCAAAAGTCTACCCAAGGAATGTTTTCAGAAAAATAGCCGCAAAGCATGGACAACTGTAATTATCAGTTTATCTATGGCTGCATTAGGCTATTATTTCATAGCCATTTCCCCTTGGTTTCTTTTACCCCTAGCTTGGATTTTTACAGGAACTGCTTTAACAGGTTTTTTTGTCATTGGCCATGATTGCGCTCACCGTTCCTTTGCGAAACGTCGCTGGGTAAATGATTTAGTGGGACATTTCTTCATGATGTTCTTAATTTACCCTTTTCATAGCTGGCGCATTAAACATAATCATCACCATAAACATACCAATAAGCTAGACGAAGATAACGCTTGGCATCCTATTAGAACAGAAACTTTTGCAAGTTGGGGTAAAAATAGACAGACTGTGTTTGAGTTGTTTATTAGTAAACGTCTCTGGTGGGTAGGTTCAATTGGACATTGGGCCGTTGTGCATTTTGATTGGCGCAATTTCCAGAAAAAAGAACAAGCTAGTGTCAAGCTTTCTGTGGCTGTAGTAGCTGCTTTTGCCGCTATTGTTTTCCCAACTCTGATTATCACAACTGGTGTTGGGGGTTTTCTTAAATTCTGGGTTATTCCCTGGATGGTTTACCATTTCTGGATGAGTACCTTCACTATTGTTCACCACACTCTTCCAGATGTTCCTTTTTCGACTGCTGAGAAATGGAATGAAGCTTTAGCACAGTTATTCGGGACAGTTCATTGTGATTACCCCCGCTGGGTAGAAATTCTTTGTCACGATATTAATGTTCATGTTCCCCATCATATCTCGACTGCGATTCCTTCCTATAATTTACGGTTGGCTTACAGCAGTATCAAAGAAAACTGGAGTCCTTATCTGCATGATGAATATAAGTTCTCCTGGGATTTGATGAAAAAAATAACTAATGAATGTCAACTCTACAAAACTGATATAGGTTATATTACTTTTGACGGATATCGCAAAGAGAGATAA
- a CDS encoding AMIN domain-containing protein, producing the protein MKTRTNQILPSIGVSLFGLITLTPNISIAQTVAQLNSWEFNPKAQQLEINLSATATPKYFYLPQPPRLVLDLPNTKLGKVLTQKEYSGAIQRIRISQLNENITRIVLDLAPETQFQPNQVQLQPLSRQKPTRWVLKPHISYSPANSLLLTPSTTLPPSTNLTTNSQQPLITVPPLNSQNPPPIINSPLPSAMLSTPLGNNNISPSNPKEIPIIEFGQPLPSQKF; encoded by the coding sequence ATGAAAACTAGAACTAATCAAATTCTTCCATCTATTGGCGTAAGTTTATTTGGCTTAATTACTCTTACCCCTAACATCAGCATTGCTCAAACAGTCGCACAACTTAATAGTTGGGAATTTAACCCCAAAGCCCAGCAATTAGAAATCAACCTCTCCGCTACCGCAACACCAAAGTATTTTTACTTACCTCAACCACCACGTCTGGTTCTCGATTTGCCTAATACCAAATTAGGTAAAGTCCTTACCCAAAAAGAATATTCAGGTGCAATTCAGAGAATTCGTATTTCCCAACTTAATGAAAATATCACTCGGATAGTTCTTGATCTAGCACCAGAAACTCAGTTCCAACCCAACCAAGTACAACTTCAACCTCTTTCTCGACAAAAACCCACGCGCTGGGTATTAAAACCCCATATTTCTTATTCTCCCGCCAACAGTCTTTTACTCACACCGTCTACTACCCTACCACCATCCACAAACCTGACAACTAACTCCCAACAACCCTTAATCACAGTACCACCTTTAAATTCTCAAAACCCTCCACCAATTATCAATTCACCTCTGCCTTCCGCTATGTTGTCCACACCTTTAGGAAATAATAATATTTCCCCAAGTAACCCTAAAGAAATTCCCATTATCGAATTTGGTCAACCTTTACCCAGCCAAAAATTTTAA
- a CDS encoding fatty acid desaturase: MQLDTIQFNQNSSAESSEGQEKLPFTLQDLKAAIPAECFQPSVTKSLYYFFRDVAIVAALYALANYLDSWYFWPGFWVMQGTMFWALFVVGHDCGHQSFSKHKWLNDLVGHITHTFILVPYHGWRISHRTHHKNTGSLENDESWYPVSESEYDEMPLSQKIGRFNLFLLAYPVYLFKRSPGKEGSHFSPSSPLFKPSEKWDIITSTTLWISMVALLGLFTYQFGFMSLLKYYAGPYIVFIIWLDMVTFLHHTEPGIPWYRGEEWTFLKGAISSVDRDYGIFNHIHHDIGTHVAHHIFLNMPHYNLLKATEAIKPIMGEYFHESKEPVWKSLWNSAIGCHFVPDTGSKVYYTSKSQNTK; the protein is encoded by the coding sequence GTGCAATTAGATACAATCCAGTTTAATCAAAACTCTAGTGCTGAATCTTCTGAAGGTCAAGAGAAATTACCGTTTACTCTTCAGGATTTAAAAGCTGCAATTCCTGCTGAATGTTTTCAGCCTAGCGTGACTAAATCACTTTATTATTTCTTCCGTGATGTTGCCATTGTTGCTGCGTTGTATGCACTGGCTAATTATCTAGATTCTTGGTATTTTTGGCCAGGTTTCTGGGTAATGCAAGGAACTATGTTTTGGGCTTTGTTTGTCGTTGGTCATGACTGCGGACACCAATCTTTTTCTAAGCATAAATGGTTAAATGATCTGGTTGGTCATATCACCCATACTTTCATTCTCGTTCCTTATCATGGTTGGAGAATTAGCCACAGAACCCACCATAAAAATACAGGCAGCTTGGAGAATGATGAAAGCTGGTATCCTGTCTCTGAATCGGAATATGATGAAATGCCTTTGTCGCAAAAAATAGGGCGTTTTAATTTGTTCTTATTGGCTTATCCAGTATATTTATTCAAGCGTTCTCCTGGTAAAGAAGGTTCTCACTTTTCCCCCAGCAGCCCACTGTTTAAGCCTTCAGAAAAATGGGACATTATCACTAGCACCACACTTTGGATTAGTATGGTAGCTTTGCTAGGTCTCTTCACCTATCAATTTGGTTTCATGTCGTTGTTAAAATACTACGCTGGACCATACATTGTCTTTATCATTTGGTTGGATATGGTGACTTTCTTGCACCACACTGAACCCGGAATTCCTTGGTATCGTGGTGAAGAATGGACTTTTTTGAAAGGGGCAATTTCTAGTGTTGACCGAGATTATGGAATTTTCAACCACATTCACCATGATATCGGGACTCATGTTGCTCACCACATTTTCCTGAATATGCCTCATTACAATTTGTTAAAAGCGACTGAAGCGATTAAACCAATTATGGGTGAGTATTTCCACGAGTCAAAGGAACCTGTTTGGAAGTCCTTATGGAATTCTGCTATCGGTTGTCATTTTGTTCCCGATACAGGTAGTAAGGTTTATTACACTTCTAAGAGTCAGAATACCAAGTAG
- a CDS encoding cation:proton antiporter gives MHTVVLVLVEVLIVIGLSRLVGLGFKSIKQPLVIGEIFAGIMLGPSLFGLIAPNLAHSLFPPETMPYLNVLSQIGLIFFMFLIGLELNPKYLSGNLKTAILISNLSIIVPFASAFVLSLLLYPLVSSTHVNFFPFALFLGAAMSITAFPVLARIITENNLQGTRLGTLALTCAAVDDVTAWCILAIAIAVARHGSIDQQAVLTIIESIAYIGFMFTVGRWFLKRLSKHHRRAGRLSQLVLAIIYMGVVSSALITEFIGIHLIFGAFLLGAVMPKDEELVRELAIKTEDFVLIFLLPIFFAYSGLKTQIGLLNTPKLWLLSALILLVAIGGKYTGAYVAARISGIDKRESSALGWLMNTRGLTELIVLNIGLELGVITPLLFTMLVIMALVTTFMTSPLLEWTYPKRLIRLDMVEPEAEIQPETAPEIREPQIIPYRMLVPVANPSAQKGLLQLATAIAVNNRQPAIVYPLSFIELEEDYGFESTPTEADRLIAERRQKLEELINTLEPSLTRSCIHPIVRISTNVARETAQIAKIEQPDLVLVGWHRPAFSNNRLGGRVGQILSTTPVDVAVFVDKGGDRLESILVPYSANIHDDLALIIALRMLINRDTCMLQVLQVFTGTHAQDELSYELNAMIERLPKTVRDRIEIKTVTSPEPIQAVVTASENVDLTIVGTSRLWGIERQTLGRYTDQLAIQCRSSLLITRRHSQVTSHLTALLPAVNVQEVTSNS, from the coding sequence ATGCACACAGTTGTTCTCGTTCTAGTTGAGGTGTTAATTGTTATTGGACTCTCCCGACTTGTCGGACTGGGATTCAAATCAATTAAACAACCATTGGTAATTGGCGAAATCTTCGCCGGTATCATGCTTGGTCCCTCATTATTTGGTTTAATTGCTCCCAATTTAGCACATAGCCTGTTTCCACCAGAAACAATGCCTTATTTGAATGTTTTATCGCAAATAGGGCTAATATTTTTCATGTTTCTGATTGGTTTGGAATTAAATCCCAAATATCTGAGTGGTAACTTAAAAACTGCCATTCTTATCTCCAATCTTAGTATTATTGTTCCCTTTGCTTCGGCTTTTGTCCTATCTTTACTGCTTTATCCCTTAGTTTCTAGTACCCATGTAAACTTTTTCCCTTTTGCCTTGTTTTTAGGGGCAGCAATGTCAATTACCGCCTTTCCAGTATTGGCGAGAATTATCACCGAGAATAACTTACAGGGAACTCGTTTAGGGACATTAGCCTTAACTTGCGCGGCTGTAGATGATGTCACAGCTTGGTGTATTTTAGCCATAGCGATCGCCGTTGCTCGTCACGGTAGCATTGATCAACAAGCTGTTCTCACCATTATTGAAAGCATTGCTTATATTGGCTTCATGTTTACAGTCGGACGGTGGTTTCTCAAACGTTTGAGTAAACATCATCGTCGGGCTGGGCGTTTGAGTCAATTGGTTTTGGCTATCATTTATATGGGAGTTGTTTCCTCGGCCCTAATTACTGAATTTATCGGCATTCACCTCATTTTTGGCGCATTCTTATTAGGCGCAGTCATGCCCAAAGATGAAGAATTAGTTAGAGAATTAGCCATAAAAACTGAAGATTTTGTTCTCATCTTTCTTTTACCAATCTTCTTTGCTTACAGTGGTTTAAAGACACAAATTGGTTTACTCAACACTCCTAAATTATGGCTATTATCTGCCTTGATTTTATTAGTAGCAATTGGAGGTAAATATACAGGTGCTTATGTAGCTGCTCGGATTAGTGGCATTGACAAACGCGAATCTTCAGCCTTGGGTTGGTTAATGAATACTCGCGGTTTAACTGAGTTAATTGTCCTAAATATTGGTTTAGAGTTAGGCGTAATTACACCCTTACTTTTTACCATGTTAGTAATTATGGCTTTGGTGACAACATTCATGACTTCACCATTACTGGAATGGACATATCCCAAACGCCTGATCAGATTAGATATGGTTGAACCAGAAGCAGAAATACAACCAGAAACAGCACCAGAAATCAGAGAACCTCAAATTATCCCATATCGGATGTTAGTCCCAGTGGCTAATCCCAGCGCCCAAAAAGGTTTGTTACAGTTAGCAACAGCGATCGCCGTTAACAACCGACAACCTGCTATTGTTTATCCCTTGAGTTTCATTGAACTAGAAGAAGACTATGGCTTTGAAAGTACCCCAACTGAAGCTGACAGACTCATTGCCGAACGTCGCCAAAAACTAGAAGAATTAATCAATACCCTAGAACCATCACTGACACGTTCCTGTATTCATCCCATAGTTCGCATATCTACCAATGTCGCCAGAGAAACAGCACAGATAGCCAAAATTGAACAACCAGATTTAGTTCTTGTCGGCTGGCATCGTCCAGCTTTTAGTAACAATCGTTTAGGGGGAAGAGTCGGACAAATTCTCAGCACTACACCAGTAGATGTAGCCGTATTTGTAGATAAAGGTGGCGATCGCTTAGAAAGTATCTTAGTTCCTTACTCAGCGAACATTCATGACGATTTAGCATTAATTATCGCCTTGAGAATGCTCATTAACCGTGATACTTGTATGTTACAAGTTTTACAAGTATTTACAGGCACTCATGCCCAAGACGAATTAAGTTATGAACTCAACGCCATGATTGAACGATTACCTAAGACTGTCCGCGATCGCATTGAAATCAAAACCGTTACATCCCCAGAACCAATCCAAGCGGTAGTTACAGCCTCAGAAAATGTTGATCTCACCATTGTTGGCACTAGCCGTCTGTGGGGAATAGAACGTCAAACCCTGGGAAGATACACAGATCAACTCGCCATCCAATGTCGTTCTTCATTACTCATTACCCGTCGTCACAGTCAAGTTACCTCACACCTTACTGCCCTCTTACCAGCAGTTAATGTCCAAGAAGTAACCAGTAATTCATAA